In the Cylindrospermopsis raciborskii Cr2010 genome, TTCCAGTAGTTCTCGTTCCTCGGGAGTGACCTTGGTAGGAATATCAATTAACACTGTCAGCAGATGATCCCCTCGACTTACCGCATTACCCAACCGAGGTACTCCCCGATTTTCAAGTTTCATCACTGTGTTGGGTTGAGTCCCTGGGGGGATAGTTAACTCCACCGGACCATCCACAGTATTCACATCTATTCGACAACCCAAAATTGCCTGTAGATAGCTAATTTTCAACTCCGAAAGAATGTTAATTCCATCCCGTTGAAACTCCTCATCATCATTAACAAACAGATAAACATATAAGTCCCCTGCTGGACCACCCCGCTGACCAGAATCTCCTTCTTGAGAAATGCGCAGACGGGTTCCGTTATCCACACCTGCGGGAATTGTCACTTTCAGCTTCTTAGTTACCTGCTTCATTCCCTTACCATCACAGGACTCACACTTATCTTCTATAACTGAGCCTGTTCCATTACAAGTAGGACAAGTAGAAACTTGAGTAAAACTGCCAAAGGGTGTCCTAGTCACGCGGCGCACCTGACCAGATCCGCTACATGTACTACAGGTGCGGGGACGGGTTCCTGGTTTGGCCCCTGTTCCACCACACACCTCACAGCTCTCCTGATGGGCAATACGAATTTCCTTTTCCCCACCAAACACTGCTTCCCGAAATTCCAACTTCAGGTCTAATCGGAGATCATCACCACGAACCGGTCCACCCCGTCGCCTTTGCTGTTGAGCAGGTCCCCCCATTCCCCCAGCAAAACCACTAAAAATGCTTTCAAATATGTCGGCAAATCCCCCAGCATCCCCCATGTCCTGGAATCCAGCAGCACCCGATACTCCAGCTTCCCCAAATCGGTTATAGCGCTCTCGCGTGTCCGCTTCTGATAAAACCTCATAAGCACGATTAATCTCTTTGAACTTTTCTTCCGCCCCCGGTTCTTTATTCACATCTGGGTGATACTTCCGGGCTTGACGGCGATAAGCTTGTTTAATTTGTTCTTTGTCGGCATCACGGGAGACACCTAGGATTTCATAATAGTCGCGGGCCATATACTACGGTTAAGAGTAAGAACTAAGAGAGCAAAATTGGAATTCAGACGGACAATAGTTAATTTTTGTTAATGAACTTATTACACCTTAACCATAACCTATAATCGGTCTTTCGCGAAAGTTATTGATAGGTGCAACATTGAATCTTCCATATTATAATTGTGCTACCTACCATGACAAAAACCAGCCCACCTCTTACAGGAAGTAACCGTACCAGTAGGTGTGGAAATCCGTCACCTGTTCCCCCGGAGATAGGTGGTAATCTCCGGGTTGACTTACTATATCTAATCTTGATCTGACTGGTCTTTTTCTTCCGTAACTGTATCTTCTATGGCAGCAGCTACCTTCACCATGGCATGACGTAGCACGCGATCGCCTAAAAAATAGCCACGAACCAACTCTTCTAAAACAGTTCCTTCTGGATGCTCGCTTGTCTGTTCTCGCATAACTGCTTCATGGAGATTTGGGTCAAATTCCTGACCTTCAGGACGCATGGGTGACACTCCCATTTTTTTCAAGGAATCTACCAACTGTTTATAAACTCCTTGATAACTCTTATGTATTGTCATCTCGCCATCATCTTGTGGTTTAAGGTGTGCCCTTGCTCGCTCAAAGTTATCCACCACAGGTAACAACTCCATAATTGTATTTCTTTTCACCTGTGTTTCTGTGTCTTCTTTTTCTTTGGAGATCCGTCTGCGATAGTTGTCAAAATCTGCTGCAATTCGCATGTACTGAGAACTACGTTCCTCAAGTTGAACCTTTAGAGACTGATTTTGTTGAGTCAGTTGAGTAATTAGATCCCTATTTACTACTTCTTCCACTGTAGGGACACCATTTTCCTCGCTTACAGTGGATTGTTCCGACAAATTGACATCCGCAGGTTGATGGTCACTCACGGTGCTGTCAGATTCTTGAGAATTGATCCCGGTTGGGTACTCGCTTGTCATTGCTTTACCTCTATTGGTTCTTCCAATCACTAAATAATATGGTTTACTTAATTCACCTAAAAATCGGACAAAAATCCCAGGTCGCGACGACACGATAATTTTGCCCGTTTTGACTATTTGTATATTTTGCGGGGGGAGTCTGTTCAACCACCACCACTTGGACATTATACAATTGCTATTTAGATATGGCAATGTGTTTTAAGCAAAGATAGAGGATAAGAAGAATAATAATAATATGGATGTAAAAACTACACTGTTACAAGTATAGTATATAATGTTTCTAAAGTAGGATCCTTTATTTCGGTAAAAAAGCTAAAAATAGTAAAAATATAAACTAGTATACCTTACCATGACTTACTCGGTTAAAAAACGTTTAGACAAAACTAGTGCTAGTCAAACTAACACTCTTCCCGTACTGAACAACTTAGTAAACAAACTAGTTAAATCTGGTCATATTCATAGGGAACAGATGAAACTGGCCGTGATGGAAAGTCTTGAATCTGGGAAAGTATTAACAGATGTTTTACAATCTATAGCCAGAGGGAAGTTAGATCCCCAGTTAATCAGAGAATGTAAAAAACAGCATTTATTTGAATTAAAAATACTATATGGTGTAGAATATATAGACCCAGAAGTCAGTCAAATGAACTGGAATATTATCAGAGAATTGACCGAGAGTTTAATACCAATAGATATTTGTCGTAGTTATGGATTATTACCATTAGGAAAGGAAGAAAATCAGAATCCACCCCAGGTGTTAGTAGCAATGGTTGAGCCAGATAATTTAGCAGCATGTGATTACCTTAATAGGATATTACAACCGCCAAACTGGCAGTTTAAACGTCTAGTAATTGCCGCAGAAGATTACGAAATATTAATTAATCAATACACAGATGAAGTAATCAAAGAAGCAAGAGAAAAAGAGCAAACTCAATTCACAGATATTAGCCAAGACCTAGAAAGTTTAAGTCTTGAGGTTATGGAGCAGAGACTAGAAGAAGGAGATCTAGATTTGACAGTAGCCATGAGAGAAGCTCAAGATGAGCCAATTATTAATCTTGTGAATAAAATTCTCTTTTTAGCCCTGCGAGATAGTGCTTCAGATATTCACGTTGAACCTCAAGAAGAATATTTACGAATTCGGTTTCGCAACGATGGGGTACTGCGGGAATCGGAATCTATTCCCCCCATTCCCAAACATATTATTCCTGCAGTTACCGCGCGAATTAAAATTATCTCCAATCTAGATATCGCCGAAAAAAGATTGCCCCAAGATGGCAGAATTCGCAGAGTATTTGATGGTAGAAAGGTAGATATCCGAGTCAGCACCTTACCCAACCGCTACGGAGAAAAAATCTGTCTGAGGATTTTAGACAATTCCTCCACTAAATTACCCCTAGATCAGATAATTACTGATCCCCATACTTTGCAGGTATTTAAAAATATTATTCATAAACCCCTAGGTTTAATTTTAGTTACAGGTCCAACCGGTTCTGGAAAAACTACCTCCTTATATTCTGCTCTAGCAGAATTAAATGATCCGGGAATTAATATTAGTACAGTTGAAGATCCCGTAGAATACAGTTTACCGGGACTGACTCAAGTACAGGTAATCAGAGAAAAGGGATTAGACTTTACCACAGTTCTGCGAGCTTTTCTGCGACAAGACCCAG is a window encoding:
- the dnaJ gene encoding molecular chaperone DnaJ; the encoded protein is MARDYYEILGVSRDADKEQIKQAYRRQARKYHPDVNKEPGAEEKFKEINRAYEVLSEADTRERYNRFGEAGVSGAAGFQDMGDAGGFADIFESIFSGFAGGMGGPAQQQRRRGGPVRGDDLRLDLKLEFREAVFGGEKEIRIAHQESCEVCGGTGAKPGTRPRTCSTCSGSGQVRRVTRTPFGSFTQVSTCPTCNGTGSVIEDKCESCDGKGMKQVTKKLKVTIPAGVDNGTRLRISQEGDSGQRGGPAGDLYVYLFVNDDEEFQRDGINILSELKISYLQAILGCRIDVNTVDGPVELTIPPGTQPNTVMKLENRGVPRLGNAVSRGDHLLTVLIDIPTKVTPEERELLEKLAKIKGDRTGKGGLEGFLGNLFKA
- the grpE gene encoding nucleotide exchange factor GrpE; this encodes MIGRTNRGKAMTSEYPTGINSQESDSTVSDHQPADVNLSEQSTVSEENGVPTVEEVVNRDLITQLTQQNQSLKVQLEERSSQYMRIAADFDNYRRRISKEKEDTETQVKRNTIMELLPVVDNFERARAHLKPQDDGEMTIHKSYQGVYKQLVDSLKKMGVSPMRPEGQEFDPNLHEAVMREQTSEHPEGTVLEELVRGYFLGDRVLRHAMVKVAAAIEDTVTEEKDQSDQD
- a CDS encoding GspE/PulE family protein, with amino-acid sequence MTYSVKKRLDKTSASQTNTLPVLNNLVNKLVKSGHIHREQMKLAVMESLESGKVLTDVLQSIARGKLDPQLIRECKKQHLFELKILYGVEYIDPEVSQMNWNIIRELTESLIPIDICRSYGLLPLGKEENQNPPQVLVAMVEPDNLAACDYLNRILQPPNWQFKRLVIAAEDYEILINQYTDEVIKEAREKEQTQFTDISQDLESLSLEVMEQRLEEGDLDLTVAMREAQDEPIINLVNKILFLALRDSASDIHVEPQEEYLRIRFRNDGVLRESESIPPIPKHIIPAVTARIKIISNLDIAEKRLPQDGRIRRVFDGRKVDIRVSTLPNRYGEKICLRILDNSSTKLPLDQIITDPHTLQVFKNIIHKPLGLILVTGPTGSGKTTSLYSALAELNDPGINISTVEDPVEYSLPGLTQVQVIREKGLDFTTVLRAFLRQDPDVLLVGETRDGETAKTAIEAALTGHLVFTTLHTIDAAGAIARLLEMGIEPFMISSSLIGVLAQRLVRRLCPTCRIPYTPTVQELGRYGLSLAQEGNVIFYKANTISSELIGKSPNKIKICPNCYGTGYKGRCGVYEVMTITQKIQSLINQEADTAKIKEAALEEGMITLLGYSLNLVRQGITTLEEVERVVYTDRELKVSRQNSLTCQCCDATLKPEWLDCPYCLTPRLIN